In Mercenaria mercenaria strain notata chromosome 13, MADL_Memer_1, whole genome shotgun sequence, a single window of DNA contains:
- the LOC128547658 gene encoding macrophage mannose receptor 1-like, which yields MNDLANEGNHIWVSSGNEAEFKSFARNPFHDDYSVENCVEMRKNGQWNDVYCKRNRNYFCELSGIEKCPTGWTSFGKSCYSISSSPASWFLGQTVCKKHGADLVEITSAAENAFLTGMKSEVNVASAWIGLIVEGNARIWVSSRYVANFTNWASGQPSDSSLLEDCIEMRDTGYWKDVDCEKKRKFICERSGSTTDDHSKPSGNCFPDPCLNGGTCIDAKDNYTCSCRPSFFGKTCEEIEPNNCSPNPCLNGGTCVDGTNYYICYCTNAFTGRNCDETCPAGWTLFDRSCYTFNINPASWTSAQTLCRNDGGNLAEITDAAENSFLVHLRNNYSDTDAWIGLRKANNKDTYTWVSSGKDPIFTYWASGQPNLAATLEGCVEIWWAGKWNDLQCGTKRPYFCERSVIVAN from the exons ATGAATGATCTGGCTAACGAAGGCAATCATATCTGGGTTTCATCCGGGAATGAAGCCGAATTTAAGAGTTTTGCACGCAACCCATTTCATGATGATTACTCTGTGGAAAACTGTGTTGAAATGAGGAAAAACGGTCAGTGGAACGATGTGTACTGCAAAAGAAATCGAAACTATTTTTGCGAACTTTCGGGTATCG AGAAATGTCCAACAGGATGGACCTCTTTTGGAAAAAGTTGCTATAGCATAAGCAGCAGCCCTGCAAGTTGGTTTTTGGGTCAG ACTGTATGTAAAAAGCATGGAGCAGATCTTGTAGAAATTACCAGCGCTGCAGAGAATGCATTCTTGACCGGCATGAAGAGCGAGGTGAATG TTGCAAGTGCTTGGATTGGACTGATTGTTGAGGGAAACGCACGTATCTGGGTTTCATCCAGATATGTTGCCAACTTTACGAATTGGGCAAGTGGGCAGCCTAGCGATTCTTCCCTTTTGGAAGACTGTATTGAAATGCGGGATACCGGCTATTGGAAAGATGTGGACTGTGAAAAGAAACGAAAATTCATTTGTGAACGTTCTGGCAGCA CAACAGATGACCACAGCAAACCTTCAGGTAACTGCTTCCCAGACCCATGCCTAAATGGAGGAACGTGTATCGATGCGAAAGATAATTACACATGTTCTTGTCGCCCTTCATTCTTTGGAAAAACTTGTGAGG AAATCGAACCCAATAACTGCTCGCCAAACCCGTGCCTAAATGGCGGTACCTGTGTTGATGGAACCAATTATTACATATGCTACTGCACAAATGCATTTACTGGACGCAACTGTGATG AGACATGTCCAGCAGGATGGACCCTTTTCGATAGAAGTTGCTACACCTTCAATATTAACCCTGCAAGCTGGACTTCCGCTCAG ACTTTGTGCAGAAATGACGGAGGAAATCTTGCGGAAATTACCGACGCTGCAGAGAATTCATTCCTGGTCCACCTAAGAAACAACTATTCAG aTACAGATGCTTGGATTGGCTTGAGAAAGGCTAACAATAAAGACACTTACACCTGGGTTTCATCTGGAAAGGATCCCATATTCACATACTGGGCAAGTGGCCAACCTAACCTTGCTGCTACTCTGGAAGGCTGTGTTGAAATATGGTGGGCCGGAAAGTGGAACGATTTGCAATGCGGAACCAAACGACCCTATTTTTGTGAACGTTCAGTAATTG TTGCGAATTAA